The following nucleotide sequence is from Juglans microcarpa x Juglans regia isolate MS1-56 chromosome 6D, Jm3101_v1.0, whole genome shotgun sequence.
tttttggtattttgggaGAACCTTCCTTTTCAATTCGCCTCCCCATACTCACTTACAATCATACTCTTCACCCTGTTTGTGCTGATGAATATTAGCCACATTTTGTTACTTCCTTTTATAGGCCTCAACCATAGATTTGCATTTGTATTTGGAACGATTCATTGTCATAGACAACTTCTTTTGGCTATGAGAAACCATCAAATTTAGTAGACATCTATCAAAAAGCCATAGGCATCCATATTACACTTGTGGTGCCCCTAACCCTTGGTAGTTCTTCGGAGAGGAACCATGGTACCCAGAATGTGAACTAATCAACTGTATCCCTTTCATTTGGGTGAGGGTTGTATGCATGTATACGGAACACACGTGCGTAGCaagaatcacaacaaaaatagtaaaagagaATAATTGGAGACTAATCTAGTAGTACTAGAGAATTGTACGAGTACTCAtttattaacaataataatatccCCCTGTCACTATCACTTTGTCCCATATAAAGTTACAAACCATCATAAGTTCATCACTTACATCATAATATAATGTACCATATAAAACTCGTTGCCTAATTataataaatgtttttaattacaaaagtaTAAAACTAAATGGAGACAATCCTTTGTGGCTAATCCTTAGGTTGGATTGGTCTTTCTACCTCAGGGTAACTCTCCTTAACTACATCTGTATCAAAGTCTATGCCTAGGAGGGACGAAACCATAGTTGGACTAAGACAATGAGATTTCAATGAAACCTTAGTAAGTTCCTATAACAATACTAATAATGAGAGAGAATAGCAATGAATATACAAGCACAAGCTCATGTAAATAAAGCTAAGAACACACGTAATTTAAGTTTGGCGAGGAATCACCCCCTGCGcaaaatacatgtttttcataaacaTGGTGAGAAATCACCCTCACACTTTGagcaaaacatatatattcattcaaCCTGGAGAATCACTCCACCCATTTAACCTGGAGAAACCCTATACTCGGTCAACATGTGGAACACCTCCAACAAAATGCTCCACCTAATCGCCATGGGAACTCTCTCTACCGGTGATACCATCTGAGCCCTACGGAAATGCCCCATCTCGATGATCATAAGAAATCCTCAACCTGATCCCATGAGTACAAAACATATTGAAAGCACATCGTCTTGAAATCATATCATTAAAGTTAATCAATAAATATAGTGAGAAAAATATGCACTTTCATGAGAGAAATAGATGAGAAGTAGAATATGCAAATCCTAAACATACCATAAACATTCCTAGGATAGTCGTAGGAGTGAACCTACTTGAATATTATTTCTAATACTAAGGTTGTGTTGTTGCCGATTCCTTAGTTGATGAAGAGCCTTAGCCTTCTACTTCCTCATAGTCTTGGAAGATAAGAAGATAGACAAGAGAACACTTTACGATCTCAAAACTGAGATATTGACTATTGTCCAATATCTTTTATACGGCAAAACTGTCAGTTACAGTCTTGACAGATCTTGACGTTTCTTCTGACTTCTATCTTGCTTGAATGAGAGAAGTTTGATCTAGACTATCCATTTGTCCTCTAGACTTGAAGAATGGTAGAGATCGAGTGACAGATGGGACAAGGCATGCACGTCTCTACAGCTTGCCTAGGGACAAAACCCCATCTCTTCTTCTTATAAGAGTCTCCCACATAGGGTTAGGCCATACTTCTAAGGTTCAACGATATGGCCTGCAGGTTCGTATTCCTTCTTCCCAGAAGTACTCTTGTTGTAATGTCTTTGATGGAGCATAAGCCTTGGGTACGACACCTGCTGCCTTTTGAGCTCCTTCGTGTTATCTTTGAGTGTGAACTATTCATTCGTTGCCCTATGTTGTCCCACATCTGCTAGACTCTCTACAACATGCTACTCTCCTTACTTCCACCCTAGCTGCCTCTATAATGCCAGCATTTTGCCTATGTGACGGGAATCCTTCCCTCTTTTTGGAACAGTACTCACAACACTTTAGATAGATCTTGTCAACGAGAAAGACATTAAACATCGGATCTCTAAAAGTAGCCCTTCCCTCCATTTTCCAAACCTTCAATATTGTCGACCTTAAAATCTCCTTTTTGAGTTCTTTATATGATACAAGGCATGCAATCATACATTTTATTCCCTTTCTTCACTATCTCTATTgtgtatatttttgtaataattatattgcTTAGCTTGTCCTCCATTAGTGAAAGATTCCCTCTAACTTTGTGAGTTCCTCAACTATAATTCTCCTTTCTACACTTGAACAACCTTCTCCATCATGAAGATTAGGAGAAAAGATTTTCCCTAAAGGAAGACTACACTCTCACTTCTCCTACATGAAGAGAGAGAACTTAGTTATATTTATAGTAATCCAGCCCATTAGAAGACCAAACCCAAGACCCCAAATCCAGTCTGCccagttatataaaaaaatcgaagaaatagaaaatgacGACATTTTACGTTATGCCCTAAACcatatttttccttcttccttctacACATATCCTACGTCCAGCGCCCCTTGCCCCCAAATCAAACTCTCCCCTCTACAATAAAATCGTAATGTCCAACCCCTTTACTGCCATTTCATCATTGCCTCACCACGCCACTCCTATTCATCCAGCGTTGGTAGCGgtattcattttcattcatcTCTCACCCTctccctcactttctctctccatttctcCTTCTCATCTCTCAACTGCCTACGACACGCCAGGTTGCTGCACACCACAACCGTGCTCTGTTGCAGCGGTCAGTCCTCTCTatctatttctttatttctctttcaatttcTTACCCTCCATCTGTCTCTCACTCCTTTGTTTTCACTCTCCATCTcgtcccccccccccaccacacacacacacacacacacacacacactcactctctctctctctctctctctcttaagcCTTTTCCTAAGCTCTTCCACATCGTGGATTCCCGTCACACTCAGTTGTCACAATTGCCATGTGCAACCTCTACTCAAGAACTACACCACTATGCCGCCAAACACCACATGTCATCGACAGGCCACACAGTCCAACTCCTCTTCTGTCCCCGACGCTACCTTACCTTACTggtgagtctctctctctctctctctctgatcatCGTCTCAGTTTCTCTATCCATCTCTActtttttgctctctctctttctctctctctctctcagttgttctctctccctctgacCCTTCTTTGCTTTGTGTCTCTGTCGCCCACTCTCTGTACCAAGCCATGTCGCTAGGCACGAGTTGGACGTTGCACACACTTGCCTTTTAGAGCATCTTCATTGACTTGGCCAAAATCCAATGATAGCTAAACTTTAGCCAATGTGTACCAAAAAACCACCACATTGGATTGGGCAtctctataaaattttagacttcTGTTACAGTGATTCTCCAAATTTGTAGGTGAACAGTAGGTTagccaaatattaaaatattcaatttccaCTCCTCTCACAAAATATGtaggtattttttgtaattaagaaatttggttcgatttattattattaaatataaaatgtgataaaaataaattaattagttaatattaattagaatattaattattaagttaattataatgataagttaattataatataattattattaatattaatatttaattttaatttaatatttaataaatttaataaatattaatttaatttaattagaatataattattattaatattaaaatggtagaattataaaatgtgatacaaataaattaattaacaaaattattaaaataataatattttattattatatagagagtaaatagctaatctaatgtggagattgaatttaaataaaataggcAAATGCAAAAAAGTGTAATATTggttaaattttgaagatgaatttggctgataatttggccaagccaatgaagATACTCTAAACCAGAGATAGATCACCATTGACAATAGGTAAATGCCTAGACTTTTACTAGTGTTAAGTTGATGTTTGGGTTGATCGAATTTTAATGGTTTATCTCATGTACGGGGTGTGACATATTTAATGTTTCATTACCCTAAATTGTGTGCTCATAAATGGTTTTAAAACTAACgtttttaagatttttctaGGGAAACATTTTCTTCTCTTGCCTTGTTTAGGAATGACAAATAAAAAGCTTTTAGTAAAAAATGGCTAGTGAATCAATAAAACAATTATGTACATGAAGTGGAAAATTACTTATCCCCTTTCAAGGCAATTAAGCCTTCTTTGGATGTTAatatgtgatgagatgagaaatttatgaatagtaataaaatagtttttgaataataataaaatattttataaggttttggaaaaaacataaaaaaaagttgaacaaaaatattataaagtttaaatattattaaaatattatttttattttaggatttgaaaaagttgaacttatttttatgttttgtttgtaagtttgaaaaaattataataattaagtaatgattagatcaacgagttaaatatttgaattgaaaagtatgcaaatttgtgatgtttggatgttgaaataagatgagatgagactaTCTTGTAATCTAAACCGTGTCAGTCATTTCTACTTCTTGTTTTATGCTTTTCCTTCCACCTAGACGACAAAGTCTTTTTTTGgatcaaataaaaagaaaggacttatattaaagattttttgCTATTGCGAATAAGCTTAAGAGCATTAATATTGGTTTAGCCAAATGCGAGTGAAGCtataaatttagctaaaatAATCACTATTTAGgccacattggattagtcaaactAAAGTTATCCACCATAagagctacagtaaatctatcACATAAGTCATATATGGCTTGAATTGTAGCAAAgtcatatgtattttttattatttcccaTTAGTCATATGTATAGACCgttggattgtgaaaattgaaatgaaaatgattgttagagattatgaaaatgaaaataaaaagtatttaaacaaataaaaaaaaattgcattaaaaatgcaaaatgaaaaataataagattttattattatagagagtatAATGATTAATCTAATGTAGAGTTCGAGTTTTTAGTGATTAGCGAAAAACTAAAAAGTGAAATATTAACCAAAATTTAACTTTTGGGATAACTAATCCAATGCTAGTACTCTAAAAGttattatatttgaattttttttctcactcttGGAGCACTGCATACACCAATGCAAACCAACGTTTACCTAATAAATTAAATCCGCTATATTGGTTTATGCATATGCATTTTTTTCCCCATAACAGACTAACAATAATTATGCAtgtttggagaaaaaaattattcaccattcatatattattttcaccTTTTTCTCGCTCACACTCACCATCCATATATTTGTTGATGTTCAATTTTAAACCATCCATATATTTGTTGATGTTCAATTTTAAGACATAACTATTGGTATATATTTGTAGATCTTATTTAGTGGGTTTTAAttgaaaaatctatataaaaaaaaactaattttagaaaaaaattaataataataaaaattttagtttaaatatgTATAATTCAATGTAAAAGCTTTTCttgaatgacaaaaataattttcaaaacatgtgattttaatcACTACCAATGCTCTTGCATGCTTTCTCTCTCCAATGCTCCATTCCTTCACTCTGGATTTACAACgactctaaaatattttaatattgcaaataaaataattttttctaattttatagaGTATATTAATACTATGAATCgaagtattaatatataaattcataaaaataacatgGTTTTTAATGCAATCAAACACCAGAAATTTATTTCCGTATCAATTTCAAAGTGtcaaccaaataaaataatgaataatctcttcgaaaaaataaataaagtattttcttttcaaaaattattcttatcatcTTTACACAccacatactatatataatttttttatttttttctcttataaaaaatatagtatatggatgataagtagaattcaattaatttagtaggaataaaactaaaaaaatttttaaaaaataaaaataaaaataaatataatatgtagtatGTGAAATTGATGAGTAGCAAAATTCGTCTTCATTTTATAAGTTtcttatttaagttattttcttctttttagatCTATACAAAAAGGGGTATTTACGTCATTTGATTAAAAACCCAACCCCCAAAATCGTATTAAACCCACCAGCGCCGAAACTCTCGGTTTATCTGGTCAGTGAACCATGGGTTTTCTCTCTTGGTTCAGAGGCAAGCCCCAGCAACAGCAACCCAAACCCGAATCCAAAACCAAACCCCCAGAGAATTCCAGCTCGAAACCCGCTGAAGTTCCCGGCATGCACGGCGCCGTCGAGGTCCCCAGACCCACAGACATAACGGTCTTCGAGTTCGGGTCCGTTGCCGCCACAGCCGACAAGGTCACTCTCGCCGGTTACTGCCCCGTCTCCGACGAGCTCGAGCCCTGCCGCTGGGAGATCCTTCCCGCGAGCGCTTCCGACGCGCCCCAGTTTCGCGTGGTGTTCTGAGAGAGACACAGACAAAGGCTCCAAACTGAAACTGAGAGAGACCCTTTTGTGGGTTTGTTtatcatatataaattcaaGAGGGTTCTGAATATTCCTATTAAACATGGGCTTTTGCTACTTCTCTTTATTTACTTCTGTTCTTGAGCGTATGGTTAAGCTATGTGATTGAAGAATTTAGCGGGATTAAAATTTTCACTAGAACATGGCTTATAATGCATGTTTTTAGTTCtattcaaatcatttttgcggtcaaattttattcttggtttctttttcttttcgtgCTTCCTAGAGCTACTAGATTTGCTGCTTTGTTTACTTTATTACTCAATAGATTTTAACTTGGAAGTGAgtttttgctttaaattttgTGCCTTTTTGGTTGAAAATTGGAACTGCAAGAAATTTGGTTAGCTCAGATGCATTTTATGCACTTTAGCTGGAAACGATTTGCTGGCTTTTGGTTACGAGTTTCTTGGATCCATGTGTTTCATTGGAAAGATGTTGTGCTGGGAATTTTCTTTTGCAGTTTTTTTGTATAACTTGGATAATTTGACATTGAGATTCTTGCTTGCTATACCTTAGATATATGGATTTGCACATGGTGTCATCAAACTGTTCAATTTTTATGGGGAGATTATTATTAAGTGTAAATAAGTTGGGGTATCACTTTCTttaaggtctaaggttcaacacctcatgggtgcaaataATCCTTAGGGCCGCAtccctggtgaaaagccagcggCTTAAATAATTTCGTATAGGAAAACTTCTGAGAGTGTGGTGCACGGGACCgaggtttactctgcaggggtgggtccgaagagCCTGCCTtagagaggttccccgacataggTGTAAAACAGTTGAAGTATGATCAGGATCTTGTGATCTGCCATTATTATTATGGTAATTGAGATTGTTGACTGGGCAGTGGTTTTAGACCCTACAAGTCGAGTGGTTAAGCTGGCAAACATAAATGATGTATGCGTCAATGTAATCATAAGTTCCAAATTAGGAGTGAAATAGCAACAGTTGAAATCTCGTACAGTTTTGGCACTCCATACCCTCGACCACGAGTTAGAAGTGTTGCAACTCCTTGGTTCTTGGCTGGTTTATAAGCTTAATGTGTCCTAATGTTCAAGTTTTATATGTATTGCTTCTGTGATTCTTCTCAGGTTCGAGAATGTGGATGTGAtggtaatgatgaaaaatttaacTGGTTTTGGTTCTGAATTTTAATCTTCTTAATGATGGAACGATACTTGAGCTACTATTGGTAAAGCGGCCTAGGGTATTCTGCAAAGAGTTCAGGGATCATTAGGACTTGTTAGGAGAGTGAGCTATTCCATGATTACCGGAATAGGGTTGGGTTATAGAAGATTGACTACCActataatagtaataatgatTTTATGATAACACAGCTAGGATATAATGATATTAGTATTGGTAATGTTCATAACGTTGATACAGTAGTACCTTCGGTGGTGATTGCAATGGTATCACTTTCCATGATGGCAGTTTTGAACTTTTGCAACTTCCTACCATCCCAAATTCTAGAGATGTAGTTGAATCTTCAAACAGCAAGCTCAGACAGAGCATTTTAATAACAACCTTGGCTCACTGATATTattatgaatgcatgaattTAGCTTTCACTTTAAATTATAATCAGTAGTGAGATTGCCATTCCAGGAAGCACCCACAAAATAATTGATCAGGTTAGCCTCTAGATTCAACTGAATCCAATCTATGCTTTTACTCTtgggaataaagaaaaaaactgaaaCAAACAGTCCATAGCCAAAACTAACCATTTTGAAGGCAAAAATTCTATATCCCACACTActatctcattttcatctcattacgtaagatgtgatacatttatttatcatccaatggtgataaatgtatcATATCTTAGATGAAACTGAGATGAGAATATGGTGTATAAcattattcataattaaataagagaTGCTTTGCAACAAAATGTTTCAAAACATATCCATTGTGATAAATGCACTCATCAAATGGACAAAAAAATATCACTCACAGTGAAGGGACAAATATGtagctaaaaaaaataagaaacaaaaatcCCAAGAAATGGAACTAAACTGATATTTCTTTACACAAATAGAGCAAGGGCTCCCCGAGAGCCATATCTCAAAGCGCACTGTAATAATCTTCAGCACTCATACGAATGTAACACATGATCGATAATACAAATATGA
It contains:
- the LOC121234439 gene encoding uncharacterized protein LOC121234439, whose product is MGFLSWFRGKPQQQQPKPESKTKPPENSSSKPAEVPGMHGAVEVPRPTDITVFEFGSVAATADKVTLAGYCPVSDELEPCRWEILPASASDAPQFRVVF